DNA from Drosophila busckii strain San Diego stock center, stock number 13000-0081.31 chromosome 2R, ASM1175060v1, whole genome shotgun sequence:
GGTCGATTAACTATAACTGGCATTTAGCTCAGTAGATATATAGACACAGATCAACTGAATAAACACATTGATAGAATTCACTTGATTCTATGAACATAAGAACACAactctaattaatttatatatgtatgtgtttccTATAACAAATTTTGGCTTTCGTGTAATTTGTGATGTACCTGTTGCAGCAAAGATCAGATAGCGACTAATGCCCACAGCACCTACAAAGCAAATGCCCACGCCATAGAGCCATACCTTCTCTCTCATAGTACGCAAGAGAAGCGTATTTAGCCTTGCTCATCATTTGTTTCTCTCAAATGTGAGCGTGTACCTTGCAAAATCTCACGCTGATGATGCAGATTTAGTTAGGAGCTAAAGCGCTGAGCTCTTGAGCGCCCACTGCTTCGGTTTCTACTGCTTCGGATTCTACTGCTTCGGTTTCTACTGCTTCGTCATAACCTTCTGTCAATTTATTGTCCGTGCGCTCAATGGGCTCCAAGTTATCCAGCAgctccggctgctgctgatcatTGCTTATGGACGCACCCTCATCATTATCAGCATTGCTGCCCAAGTCCAGCGAAGCTAATGCAACAGTTAATGAACGTCCCTTGGCCTTTGCTTGCTTGTACTCCACATACAGTCCGttcagctcagcagctgcagctcgcaATTTTTCACCACGCGATCGCCGATCGCGCTCCAGccgcatttgcataaaaatccTTTTTGCCTCCACCAGACTGCCACGGATGCTGTGGCACAGCACTTTGCGATCCGATTGATTGTTTACTTCCTCCAGTCTGCCTACGAGTTCCTTTATATCTGAGATTAACGCAGCATAATGTTGCTCATATTGCACAATCAAtgacattttgtataaatttatttatgttttaaaatgttttaaaatgttgtttgcttaaatgctGTGCTGTCAAATGGCCTGTCTAGGTCAAATGGATTTTGCGCAGTTAAATTGCACTCATTGagggtcagcagcagcaacagttagAGATTGCGAATGACAACTCACCACCAAAATGTATGTTTACCCCAAAATACCTTTAGTTGGTACCTGCTGCTCTTGAATGAAAGCAGGATACATA
Protein-coding regions in this window:
- the LOC108597348 gene encoding uncharacterized protein LOC108597348, which encodes MSLIVQYEQHYAALISDIKELVGRLEEVNNQSDRKVLCHSIRGSLVEAKRIFMQMRLERDRRSRGEKLRAAAAELNGLYVEYKQAKAKGRSLTVALASLDLGSNADNDEGASISNDQQQPELLDNLEPIERTDNKLTEGYDEAVETEAVESEAVETEAVGAQELSALAPN